A single region of the Mycoplasma mycoides subsp. mycoides SC str. PG1 genome encodes:
- the proS gene encoding proline--tRNA ligase, giving the protein MKKQLDKITPRNIDFSQWYTDIVLNTKLASYGPVKGTMIFRPYGYRIWELIQKYLDEEFKKVNVDNVYFPLLIPESLFNKEKDHIEGFSPEIATVTRVGQKKLEENLFIRPTSEVVMMDYFSNEINSYRDLPLIYNQWCNVMRWEKTTRPFLRTSEFLWQEGHTIHSSYNEAENFCLKILNIYEKFAKEILLLPVICGKKTEKEKFAGAKDTYTIESLMFDGQALQCGTSHFFADNFTKVYDIKFQNKENKLEHAYSTSWGVSTRLIGALIMTHSDDNGLVLPSKISPIQIQIIQIKNTEQIDQVVENIKDKLSDYRIDVDNSDKSFGFKISEAEIKGIPIRIEIGPRDLENNQITISRRDQQENKIKIDYKDVKKVVDQMIKDYDLSLYNSALENRKNRTFKANTIEEYIEILKQNQGFVLVPFCGRVECEQDIKTKTATNSRCIPFDQKEVKAKCFNCKKDTCLQVIFARAY; this is encoded by the coding sequence ATGAAAAAGCAACTAGATAAAATCACTCCAAGAAATATTGATTTTTCACAATGATATACAGATATTGTTTTAAATACAAAATTAGCTAGTTATGGTCCTGTTAAAGGAACTATGATTTTTAGACCATATGGATATAGAATTTGAGAATTAATTCAAAAGTATTTAGATGAAGAATTTAAAAAAGTAAATGTAGATAATGTTTATTTTCCATTATTAATTCCTGAATCATTGTTTAATAAAGAAAAAGATCATATTGAAGGATTTTCTCCAGAAATTGCAACTGTTACTAGAGTTGGACAAAAAAAATTAGAAGAAAATTTATTTATAAGACCAACTAGTGAAGTTGTAATGATGGATTATTTTAGTAATGAAATAAATTCTTATCGTGATTTACCTTTAATTTATAATCAATGATGTAATGTGATGAGATGAGAAAAAACTACTCGTCCTTTTTTAAGAACTAGTGAGTTTTTATGACAAGAAGGTCACACTATTCATAGCTCTTATAATGAAGCAGAAAATTTTTGTTTAAAGATATTAAATATTTATGAAAAGTTTGCAAAAGAAATTTTATTATTACCTGTAATTTGCGGTAAAAAAACTGAAAAAGAAAAATTTGCAGGAGCAAAAGATACTTATACTATTGAATCTTTAATGTTTGATGGTCAAGCTTTACAATGTGGTACTTCTCACTTTTTTGCTGATAACTTTACAAAAGTTTATGATATTAAATTTCAAAATAAAGAAAATAAATTAGAACATGCTTATTCAACAAGTTGAGGAGTTTCAACAAGATTAATTGGTGCTCTTATTATGACTCATAGTGATGATAATGGTTTAGTTTTACCAAGTAAAATTTCTCCAATTCAAATCCAAATTATTCAAATTAAAAATACTGAACAAATTGATCAAGTTGTTGAGAATATTAAAGATAAATTATCTGATTATAGGATTGATGTAGATAATTCTGATAAAAGCTTTGGATTTAAAATTAGTGAAGCTGAAATTAAAGGAATACCAATTAGAATTGAAATAGGACCTCGTGATTTAGAAAATAATCAAATTACTATTTCAAGAAGAGATCAACAAGAAAATAAAATTAAAATAGATTATAAAGATGTTAAAAAAGTAGTTGATCAAATGATTAAAGACTATGATTTATCACTTTATAATAGTGCTTTAGAAAATAGAAAAAACAGAACTTTTAAAGCTAATACAATTGAAGAATATATTGAAATTTTAAAACAAAACCAAGGTTTTGTATTAGTTCCATTTTGTGGAAGAGTTGAATGTGAACAAGATATTAAAACAAAAACAGCAACTAATTCAAGATGTATTCCTTTTGATCAAAAAGAAGTTAAAGCAAAATGTTTTAATTGTAAAAAAGACACTTGTTTGCAAGTAATATTTGCAAGAGCTTATTAG
- the truB gene encoding tRNA pseudouridine(55) synthase TruB: MQKSGIFILNKPSNISTYQLINQVKKKLNIKKVGHCGTLDLLATGVVICLVNNATKISDYLLNANKAYQVKIKLFTLTDSFDAEGNIIQTQTPFNISLDQINKVISKYNNYTYNQYPPIYSSIKVDGKKLYEYALTNQNVEIKSRKVTIYKTSLLSYDQKNYEIFLDVKCSKGTYIRSLAVDICKDLNTIGYVVYLNRTLSGNFKLENAIDLNNISWDHLISINDAIRTNDFKVVKYQNSLEIIQGKKIILNDINDDLVFISDDQNNILAVYQKYDNNIFKIKRGGLNNDIY, from the coding sequence ATGCAAAAATCAGGAATTTTTATTTTAAATAAACCTAGTAATATTTCAACCTATCAATTAATTAATCAAGTTAAAAAGAAATTAAATATTAAAAAAGTTGGTCATTGTGGTACTTTAGATTTACTAGCAACTGGAGTTGTAATTTGTTTAGTAAATAATGCTACTAAAATTAGTGATTATTTATTAAACGCTAATAAAGCTTATCAAGTAAAAATTAAATTATTTACACTAACTGATAGTTTTGATGCTGAAGGAAATATTATTCAAACCCAAACTCCTTTTAATATTAGTTTAGATCAAATCAATAAAGTAATTAGTAAATATAATAACTATACTTATAACCAATACCCACCAATTTATTCATCTATAAAAGTTGATGGTAAAAAATTATATGAGTATGCTTTAACTAATCAAAATGTTGAAATTAAAAGTAGAAAAGTAACTATTTATAAAACTAGTTTATTAAGTTATGATCAAAAAAATTATGAGATTTTTTTAGATGTTAAGTGTAGTAAAGGAACATATATTAGAAGTTTAGCTGTTGATATATGTAAAGATTTAAATACAATAGGATATGTAGTTTATTTAAATAGAACACTTTCTGGTAATTTTAAACTAGAAAATGCTATTGATTTAAATAATATTAGTTGAGATCATTTAATCTCAATAAATGATGCAATTAGAACTAATGATTTTAAAGTAGTTAAATATCAAAATAGTTTAGAAATAATACAAGGTAAAAAAATTATTTTAAATGATATTAATGATGATTTAGTTTTTATTAGTGATGATCAAAATAATATTCTAGCTGTTTATCAAAAATATGATAATAATATCTTTAAAATTAAAAGAGGAGGATTAAATAATGATATATATTAA
- the rbfA gene encoding 30S ribosome-binding factor RbfA, whose protein sequence is MVNIKTQKRKESLLLRELNLILQREIKSEILKSVSVVETRLSADNSHVKIFYQFIPIPEDLTIQSIEEELENKLKEIRMILASKLDWRTVPELTFVYDTSLDRANQIDKILKEDKNK, encoded by the coding sequence ATGGTAAATATAAAAACTCAAAAAAGAAAAGAGTCATTACTTTTAAGAGAGTTAAATTTAATTTTACAACGTGAAATTAAAAGTGAAATTTTAAAATCTGTTTCAGTTGTAGAAACTAGATTATCTGCTGATAATAGTCATGTTAAAATCTTTTATCAATTTATTCCAATTCCTGAAGATTTAACAATACAAAGTATTGAAGAAGAACTAGAAAATAAATTAAAAGAAATTAGAATGATATTAGCAAGTAAACTAGACTGAAGAACTGTTCCTGAATTAACTTTTGTTTATGATACTAGTTTAGATAGAGCTAATCAAATTGATAAAATTTTAAAAGAAGACAAAAATAAATAA
- the aspS gene encoding aspartate--tRNA ligase, producing the protein MKRTHTCGELTINNIDQEVILQGWVKKIRKLGAMVFIDLKDRYGITQLVVDQQHIDLINNVKNEYVIEIKGNVVKRKSINKELVTGDIEVIVKELFIINKSELTPFVLENDVNVNEDTRLTYRYLDLRRPVMQNNLIIRAKINHIIRNFLTDSNFLEVETPYFAKSTPEGARDFLVPSRLNKNKFYALPQSPQLFKQLLMISGIDRYYQIVRCFRDEDLRIDRQPEFTQLDLEMSFATSEDVMQISESLIKKILKEVKNFEIKEPLLRLSYKDAIDLYGSDKPDLRYDLKIHTLNDIFKNTNIKFLNNPDLFIRAICIDQLLSKKQLEDLNQQAKQFHFNSIAFIKFENNNWSGSLASQLTENEKELLIKEFDIKNKATIVLNIGKYEQISQLMGAIRISLAKMFNLETKDDFKLLWVVDFPLFEFSEQENRYVAAHHPFTSPKEECLTDFDTNKKDALTCAYDLVMNGFEIGGGSQRITNPEIQQRMFDAVELTTQQVETNFGWFMNAYKYGAPYHAGIAWGLDRISMIVTDSNSIRDVIAFPKNSLGIDMMSNAPDLVSEKQLEELNIKIVK; encoded by the coding sequence ATGAAAAGAACACATACTTGTGGTGAATTAACAATAAATAATATTGATCAAGAAGTCATTTTACAAGGTTGAGTTAAAAAAATCAGAAAGCTAGGAGCTATGGTTTTTATTGATTTAAAAGATAGATATGGAATTACTCAACTAGTTGTTGATCAACAACATATTGATTTAATTAATAATGTTAAAAATGAATATGTTATTGAAATTAAAGGAAATGTTGTTAAAAGAAAATCAATTAATAAAGAATTAGTTACTGGAGATATTGAAGTTATTGTTAAAGAACTTTTTATAATCAATAAATCTGAATTAACTCCTTTTGTTTTAGAAAATGATGTTAATGTTAATGAAGATACTAGATTAACTTATAGATATTTAGATCTAAGAAGACCAGTTATGCAAAATAATCTAATTATTAGAGCAAAAATTAATCATATAATTAGAAACTTTTTAACTGATTCAAATTTTTTAGAAGTAGAAACTCCTTATTTTGCAAAATCAACTCCAGAAGGTGCCCGTGATTTTTTAGTACCATCAAGATTAAATAAAAATAAATTTTATGCTTTGCCTCAATCACCACAATTATTTAAACAATTATTAATGATTTCTGGAATTGATAGATATTATCAAATTGTTAGATGTTTTAGAGATGAAGATTTAAGAATTGATCGTCAACCTGAATTTACTCAATTAGATTTAGAAATGAGTTTTGCAACTAGTGAAGATGTAATGCAAATTAGTGAATCTTTAATTAAAAAAATCTTAAAAGAAGTTAAAAACTTTGAAATTAAAGAACCTTTATTAAGATTAAGTTATAAAGACGCTATTGATTTATATGGTAGTGATAAACCAGATTTAAGATATGATTTAAAAATTCATACTTTAAATGATATTTTTAAAAATACTAATATTAAATTTTTAAATAATCCTGATTTATTTATTAGAGCGATTTGTATAGATCAACTATTATCAAAAAAACAACTTGAAGATTTAAACCAACAAGCAAAACAATTTCACTTTAATTCAATTGCTTTTATTAAATTTGAAAATAATAATTGGTCAGGAAGTTTAGCAAGCCAATTAACTGAAAATGAAAAAGAATTATTAATTAAAGAGTTTGATATTAAAAATAAAGCAACTATTGTTTTAAATATAGGAAAATATGAACAAATTTCTCAATTAATGGGTGCTATTAGAATTAGTTTAGCTAAAATGTTTAATTTAGAAACAAAAGATGATTTTAAATTATTATGAGTTGTTGATTTTCCTTTATTTGAGTTTAGTGAACAAGAAAATAGATATGTAGCAGCTCATCATCCATTTACAAGTCCAAAAGAAGAATGCTTAACTGATTTTGATACTAATAAAAAAGATGCTTTAACTTGTGCTTATGATCTAGTTATGAATGGATTTGAAATTGGGGGAGGAAGCCAACGTATTACAAATCCAGAAATTCAACAAAGAATGTTTGATGCAGTTGAATTAACTACTCAACAAGTTGAAACTAATTTTGGTTGGTTTATGAACGCTTATAAATATGGTGCACCTTATCATGCAGGAATTGCTTGAGGATTAGATAGAATTAGTATGATTGTAACTGATTCAAATTCAATTAGAGATGTTATTGCTTTTCCAAAAAATTCACTAGGAATTGATATGATGAGTAATGCTCCAGATCTAGTAAGTGAAAAACAACTAGAAGAATTAAATATTAAAATAGTTAAATAA
- a CDS encoding viroplasmin family protein codes for MSKKYYAIKKGLKPGIYTTWNEAKKQVENYSNAIYKSFSTLKEAEDFLNDNNKQSNNLNSDKNSCVAYTDGSYNTLDNTFSYGVVIFWKNREFHLSQRFDNQNISSLRNVAGEVLAVKQTIMFCVANKIKKVLICHDYQGVSKWALDQWKTNLDFTKEYKEFFNKNKDQVEVEFKWIKSHTNNKYNDLADKLAKNASLEFVLKEV; via the coding sequence ATGTCAAAAAAGTATTATGCAATAAAAAAAGGTTTAAAACCTGGTATTTACACAACTTGAAATGAAGCTAAAAAGCAAGTTGAAAATTATTCTAATGCTATTTATAAATCTTTTTCAACTTTAAAAGAAGCTGAAGATTTTTTAAATGATAATAACAAGCAATCTAATAATTTAAATAGTGATAAAAATAGTTGTGTTGCTTATACTGATGGTAGTTATAATACTTTAGATAATACTTTTTCATATGGTGTTGTTATTTTTTGAAAAAATAGAGAATTTCATTTAAGTCAGAGATTTGATAATCAAAATATTTCTAGTTTAAGAAATGTTGCTGGTGAAGTTCTAGCTGTTAAACAAACAATTATGTTTTGTGTTGCAAATAAGATTAAAAAAGTACTTATTTGTCATGATTATCAAGGAGTAAGTAAATGGGCTTTAGATCAATGAAAAACTAATTTAGACTTTACAAAAGAATATAAAGAATTTTTTAATAAAAATAAAGATCAAGTTGAAGTTGAATTTAAATGAATTAAATCGCATACAAATAATAAATATAATGACCTAGCTGATAAATTAGCTAAAAATGCAAGTTTAGAATTTGTTTTAAAAGAGGTTTAA
- a CDS encoding serine aminopeptidase domain-containing protein, which translates to MKQIDIQTIDNHQIKTYVFDKVKKPIAVLHIISNNLNIIDFYTGFFKLLNEHQIIVVCNSIQNSLSIRNQKKILNHNVKIIIEDFKEVNYFIKKQYKLPIFMFSHSITCVFSKAYAIKYSETINGLILSNFIKLNKTVIFKEIIRLTFIKLFFKNKKPYSLYQDTYTQTFLQEFNKNNEFLSDNLNRYLDLLEDDFISKKFEIISLLDIYKTMYFNLKTKRFSFIRKNLPILLIVNDNNFDEEKYYLKSSYKLLKQFLKKDYFIQLNYVNDLKNKMFSNATQLENQIVTFINKHH; encoded by the coding sequence ATGAAACAAATTGATATTCAAACAATTGATAATCATCAAATTAAAACCTATGTTTTTGATAAAGTAAAAAAACCAATAGCTGTATTACATATAATTAGTAATAACTTAAACATTATTGATTTTTACACAGGTTTTTTTAAATTATTAAATGAACATCAAATTATAGTTGTTTGCAATTCAATTCAAAACTCTTTATCAATTAGAAATCAAAAAAAAATTTTAAATCATAATGTCAAGATTATTATTGAAGATTTTAAAGAAGTTAATTATTTTATAAAAAAACAATATAAATTACCAATCTTTATGTTTTCTCATTCAATAACTTGTGTCTTTAGCAAAGCTTATGCTATTAAATATTCAGAAACTATTAATGGTTTAATTTTATCTAATTTTATTAAGCTTAATAAAACAGTAATTTTTAAAGAAATAATTAGATTAACTTTTATTAAATTATTTTTTAAAAATAAAAAGCCATATAGTTTATATCAAGATACTTATACACAAACTTTTTTACAAGAGTTTAATAAAAATAATGAGTTTTTATCAGATAATTTAAATCGATATTTAGATCTTTTAGAAGATGATTTTATTTCTAAAAAATTTGAAATTATTAGTTTATTAGATATATATAAAACAATGTATTTTAATTTAAAAACTAAGCGTTTTAGTTTTATTAGAAAAAACTTACCAATTTTATTAATAGTTAATGATAATAATTTTGATGAAGAAAAATACTATTTAAAATCATCATATAAACTATTAAAACAGTTTTTAAAAAAAGATTATTTTATACAATTAAATTATGTAAATGATTTAAAAAATAAAATGTTTAGTAACGCAACTCAACTAGAAAATCAAATAGTTACTTTTATTAATAAACATCATTAA
- the lepA gene encoding translation elongation factor 4, with protein MDKSKIRNFSIIAHIDHGKSTLADRILELTNTVEKREMQDQLLDSMDIERERGITIKLNSVQLKYHSKDNQDYIFNLIDTPGHVDFTYEVSRSLAACEGAILVVDASQGVEAQTLANVYLAIDSNLEIIPVINKIDLPSADVDKVKHEIEEIIGLDCSKSPLISAKTGLNVEDVLQAIVEKIPSPSDAIDNAPLKALIFDSYYDKYLGVVMSIRLKQGMLKVGDKIKLMSTNAEYEVTSLGIKTPKIVKKDFLEAGEVGWVAASIKTIKDVNVGDTITSVLNPADEPLDGYKKLKPMVYCGIYPIDTNKYQDFKEALEKIELSDSSLVYEPETSQALGFGFRCGFLGLLHMEVIQERLEREYNLELIATAPSVVYKVHLTNKQVIELDNPALLPEAQKISKIEEPFVEIKIATPSEYIGDLMNLCQNKLGIYKNMEVIDNNRRILIYQMPLAEIIFDFFNKLKSISKGYASFEYELIGYKESKLVRMDIKLNGEMVDAFSMIVNQKFAYQRGSALTLKLKELIPRQNFEVPVQATIGNKVISRETIKAYRKDVTWKLHAADKSRRKKLLEKQKEGKKKMKEIGTVEVPQEAFVAILKIDD; from the coding sequence ATGGATAAATCTAAAATTAGAAATTTTAGTATTATTGCTCATATTGATCATGGTAAATCTACATTAGCTGATCGTATTTTAGAACTAACAAACACAGTTGAAAAAAGAGAAATGCAAGATCAATTATTAGATTCAATGGATATTGAAAGAGAAAGAGGAATTACAATTAAATTAAATTCAGTTCAATTAAAATATCATTCAAAAGATAATCAAGATTATATTTTTAATTTAATTGATACTCCAGGTCATGTGGACTTTACTTATGAAGTTTCAAGAAGTTTAGCTGCTTGTGAGGGTGCTATTTTAGTTGTTGATGCTTCTCAAGGAGTTGAGGCTCAGACCTTAGCTAATGTTTATTTAGCAATTGATAGTAATTTAGAAATAATTCCAGTAATTAATAAAATTGATTTACCTAGTGCTGATGTTGATAAAGTTAAACATGAGATTGAAGAAATTATAGGATTAGATTGTAGTAAGTCCCCTTTAATTTCAGCAAAGACTGGATTAAATGTTGAAGATGTTTTACAAGCAATAGTTGAAAAAATTCCATCACCAAGTGATGCTATTGATAATGCCCCTTTAAAAGCTTTAATTTTTGATTCTTATTATGATAAATATTTAGGTGTTGTTATGTCAATAAGACTAAAACAAGGGATGTTAAAAGTTGGTGATAAAATCAAATTAATGTCTACTAATGCTGAATATGAAGTTACTTCTTTAGGAATAAAAACTCCAAAAATTGTTAAAAAAGATTTTTTAGAAGCTGGTGAAGTGGGTTGAGTTGCAGCTTCAATTAAAACTATTAAAGATGTCAATGTTGGAGATACTATTACAAGTGTTTTAAATCCAGCTGATGAACCACTTGATGGTTATAAAAAATTAAAACCAATGGTATATTGTGGAATTTATCCAATTGATACTAATAAATATCAAGATTTTAAAGAAGCTTTAGAAAAAATTGAATTATCTGATTCTTCTTTAGTTTATGAACCAGAAACTAGTCAAGCTTTAGGATTTGGTTTTAGGTGTGGTTTTTTAGGATTATTACATATGGAAGTAATTCAAGAAAGACTAGAAAGAGAATATAATCTTGAACTAATTGCAACTGCTCCAAGCGTAGTTTATAAAGTTCATTTAACAAACAAACAAGTAATTGAATTAGATAATCCTGCACTACTACCTGAAGCTCAAAAAATTTCAAAAATTGAAGAGCCATTTGTTGAAATTAAAATAGCAACACCAAGTGAATATATTGGAGATTTGATGAACTTGTGTCAAAACAAACTTGGTATTTATAAAAATATGGAAGTAATTGACAATAATAGGCGAATTTTAATTTATCAAATGCCATTAGCAGAAATTATTTTTGATTTTTTTAATAAATTAAAATCTATTTCTAAGGGATATGCTTCTTTTGAATATGAACTTATTGGTTATAAAGAATCAAAATTAGTAAGAATGGATATTAAGTTAAATGGAGAAATGGTTGATGCATTTTCAATGATAGTTAACCAAAAATTTGCTTATCAAAGAGGAAGTGCCTTAACTTTAAAACTAAAAGAATTAATTCCAAGACAAAACTTTGAAGTACCAGTACAAGCAACAATTGGAAATAAAGTAATTTCAAGAGAAACTATAAAAGCTTATAGAAAAGATGTTACTTGAAAACTTCATGCTGCAGATAAATCAAGAAGAAAAAAATTACTAGAAAAACAAAAAGAAGGTAAGAAAAAGATGAAAGAGATTGGAACTGTAGAAGTTCCACAAGAAGCCTTTGTTGCTATTTTAAAAATAGATGATTAA
- the hisS gene encoding histidine--tRNA ligase, which translates to MLQKPRGTQDFFLDEAKLWNKVETKLKEILDQFNYSEIRTPMFESKELFIRSIGSTTDIVSKEMYEFVDKKNRSLVLKPEGTASVVRAVIENKLYAEENLPLKVYYISPMFRYERPQNGRYRQFHQLGIEVFGSDSIQQDYEVLNIATKIINQFKLNKNIKIYTNFLITGKNREDYILELKKYLSDFKLCNDCNTRLEKNPLRVLDCKIDDKQFKNVPSMQDFLTKEQKTRYDQTLELFKKTNISVIHDDKLVRGLDYYTGFIFEIKYLNNNNEQTIIAGGRYNNLVNEIGNINLAACGFGMGLERFINIIKEQNSSLVNQKTNIDLYTICIDDLAIELNQQILDLTRSIGLKADSNYYHLSLKSALKKADKLNPKYVIILGSNEAKTNEFIIKDQINKTQIKTTLTKFIKDLK; encoded by the coding sequence ATGTTGCAAAAACCTCGTGGAACACAAGACTTTTTTTTAGATGAAGCTAAGTTATGAAATAAAGTTGAAACTAAGCTAAAAGAAATTTTAGATCAATTTAATTATTCTGAAATTAGAACTCCAATGTTTGAATCAAAAGAACTTTTTATAAGAAGTATTGGTTCAACTACTGATATAGTTTCAAAAGAAATGTATGAATTTGTTGATAAAAAAAATCGTAGTTTAGTTTTAAAACCAGAAGGAACAGCTAGTGTAGTTAGAGCTGTTATTGAAAACAAATTATATGCAGAAGAAAATCTTCCTTTAAAAGTTTATTATATAAGTCCAATGTTTAGATATGAAAGACCACAAAATGGTAGATATCGCCAGTTCCACCAATTAGGGATCGAAGTTTTTGGAAGTGATTCAATTCAACAAGACTATGAAGTTTTAAACATTGCAACTAAAATCATTAATCAATTTAAACTAAATAAAAATATAAAAATTTATACTAATTTTTTAATAACTGGAAAAAATAGAGAAGATTATATTTTAGAACTTAAAAAATATTTATCTGATTTTAAATTATGTAATGACTGTAATACTAGATTAGAAAAAAATCCTTTAAGAGTATTAGATTGTAAAATTGATGATAAACAATTTAAAAATGTTCCTAGCATGCAAGATTTTTTAACAAAAGAACAAAAAACTAGATATGATCAAACTTTAGAATTATTTAAAAAAACAAATATTTCAGTTATTCATGATGATAAATTAGTTAGAGGTTTAGATTATTACACTGGTTTTATTTTTGAAATCAAATATTTAAATAATAATAATGAACAAACAATTATAGCTGGTGGGAGATATAATAATTTAGTTAATGAAATTGGAAATATTAATTTAGCAGCTTGTGGTTTTGGAATGGGATTAGAAAGATTTATAAACATTATAAAAGAACAAAATTCTAGTTTAGTTAATCAGAAAACAAACATTGATTTATACACAATTTGTATAGATGATTTAGCTATTGAATTAAATCAACAAATCTTAGACTTAACTAGATCAATTGGTTTAAAAGCCGATAGTAATTATTATCATTTATCTTTAAAATCTGCATTAAAAAAAGCAGATAAATTAAATCCAAAATATGTGATTATATTAGGATCAAATGAAGCAAAAACTAATGAATTTATAATTAAAGATCAAATTAATAAAACTCAAATCAAAACAACATTAACTAAATTTATAAAAGATCTAAAATAA
- a CDS encoding IS1634-like element IS1634 family transposase has product MSIGVPRPDNKGFVYRLGYGYLHELKQYHDDPLAIIKAIIANFPLSWTKEQARTKLDEIFKEKKETKKEVLERFKGYEVVEKLFDYFNIFNDCSPTKSTTLKDVVLQLIYQRIKNPISVFNTYKTAKKEKIDTHSKNSFYRSLDYIAKNKDEILRNLNAKICANTNRKIDVLWFDATTTYFETFSREGYKKPGYSKDGKFKEDQIVIGMATDENGIPLHYKIFPGNVADPNTLIPFMLEIADIYEVNSVTIIADKGMSVNRNIRFLESKNWKYIISYRMKAGSKQFKEYILDEKDYINDGGLIYKTRDIASSYNKKRINGHFRRQIISFSQKRATKDKNDRDILIQNFTKKMNKDNLVSCDDLAGSKKYRFFKPINKGAFYELDIEKIQEDQKYDGYYVYETNRTDLSVKEVINLYSKQWQIESNFKTLKGKLSLRPMYLSTWNHIVGYICLCFISLVFLNYIIYILNSKLGLTGKSKITEHKVINVIKEVKEIEVFVNKQKIETIQVYNDELQESWQTYQILLELLTKEKVT; this is encoded by the coding sequence TTATCAATTGGAGTGCCAAGACCAGATAACAAAGGTTTTGTATATAGATTGGGATATGGATATTTGCATGAATTAAAACAATATCACGATGATCCGCTAGCAATTATCAAAGCAATTATTGCAAACTTTCCATTGTCTTGAACAAAAGAACAAGCAAGAACTAAATTAGATGAAATTTTTAAAGAGAAAAAAGAAACCAAAAAAGAAGTTTTAGAAAGGTTTAAAGGTTACGAAGTAGTTGAAAAACTATTTGATTATTTCAATATTTTTAATGATTGTTCTCCCACAAAATCGACAACATTAAAAGATGTTGTTTTACAGTTGATTTATCAAAGAATTAAAAATCCAATAAGTGTTTTTAACACTTATAAGACAGCAAAAAAAGAAAAAATAGACACTCATTCAAAAAATTCATTTTATAGATCATTAGACTATATAGCAAAAAACAAAGATGAAATTTTAAGAAATTTAAATGCAAAAATTTGTGCAAATACCAATAGAAAAATTGATGTATTATGATTTGACGCAACAACTACTTATTTTGAAACATTTTCTCGTGAAGGTTATAAAAAACCTGGTTATTCAAAAGATGGAAAATTTAAAGAAGACCAGATTGTTATAGGTATGGCAACTGATGAAAATGGAATACCGTTACACTACAAAATATTTCCAGGAAATGTTGCTGATCCAAATACTTTAATACCATTTATGCTTGAAATTGCAGATATTTATGAAGTTAACAGTGTAACTATAATTGCTGACAAAGGAATGAGTGTTAATAGAAATATTAGATTTTTAGAATCTAAGAATTGAAAATACATAATCTCATACAGAATGAAAGCTGGAAGCAAACAATTTAAAGAGTATATATTAGATGAAAAAGATTATATAAATGATGGTGGTTTGATATACAAAACTCGTGATATTGCATCTTCATACAATAAAAAAAGAATTAATGGACATTTTAGAAGACAAATAATTAGTTTTAGTCAAAAACGAGCAACTAAAGACAAAAACGATAGAGACATTTTAATTCAAAATTTCACTAAGAAAATGAATAAAGATAATCTTGTTTCTTGTGATGATTTAGCGGGATCTAAAAAATATAGATTCTTTAAACCTATAAACAAAGGTGCATTTTATGAACTTGACATAGAAAAAATACAAGAAGATCAAAAATATGATGGATACTATGTTTATGAAACAAATAGAACAGATTTATCAGTAAAAGAAGTTATTAATTTATATTCAAAACAATGACAAATTGAGTCTAATTTCAAGACATTAAAAGGTAAATTATCTCTTCGTCCAATGTATTTATCAACTTGAAACCATATTGTTGGTTACATTTGTTTATGTTTCATTTCATTAGTGTTTTTAAACTACATCATCTACATTCTAAATTCAAAATTAGGACTGACTGGAAAAAGCAAAATCACTGAGCATAAAGTGATTAATGTTATCAAAGAAGTTAAAGAAATTGAAGTATTTGTAAATAAACAAAAAATCGAAACTATACAAGTGTATAATGATGAGTTACAAGAAAGTTGGCAAACTTATCAAATATTATTAGAGCTTTTAACAAAAGAAAAAGTCACTTAG